One window of the Lysobacter sp. S4-A87 genome contains the following:
- a CDS encoding YciI family protein, with translation MKYACLIYDDEKLFDAMPKGEVDAILGEYFALSDELGQSGHLLGGEALLPVSSATVVRVRNGRVSTTDGPYAETKEQLGGFFLIEARDLDEAIRIAARIPSARLGSIEVRPVMEFER, from the coding sequence ATGAAATACGCATGCCTGATCTACGACGACGAGAAGCTGTTCGACGCCATGCCCAAGGGCGAGGTGGACGCCATCCTCGGCGAGTACTTCGCCCTCTCCGACGAGCTGGGCCAGAGCGGCCACCTGCTCGGCGGCGAGGCCCTGCTGCCGGTCAGCAGCGCGACCGTGGTGCGCGTCCGCAACGGCCGCGTGTCCACCACCGATGGCCCGTACGCGGAGACCAAGGAGCAGCTGGGCGGGTTCTTCCTGATCGAGGCGCGTGACCTCGACGAGGCGATCCGCATTGCCGCCCGCATCCCGTCCGCACGCCTGGGCAGCATCGAGGTACGGCCGGTGATGGAGTTCGAACGCTAG
- a CDS encoding RNA polymerase sigma factor, which yields MPLNPYPTSASATATATAPPAAAGPRSSFAIDVPDALLARARAGDRPAFEQIYRWFERPVFNLALRILGGGHAGDRDEASEVLQETMLKVYGKLGEFRGNGSPFWGWLRQIAVNEALMRLRSQRRHLHDVPLEGDDLVMDPGPLPTAAADAAALGRALARLPTTTRSVLWLYHAEGYTHEEIAALMQRTPSFSKSQLARGGRRLRELLEPDQSGMNQEKAHA from the coding sequence ATGCCACTGAACCCCTATCCCACCAGCGCCAGCGCGACCGCCACCGCCACTGCGCCCCCGGCGGCGGCTGGCCCACGCAGCAGTTTCGCCATCGATGTGCCCGATGCGCTGCTGGCGCGGGCGCGGGCCGGCGACCGCCCGGCGTTCGAGCAGATCTACCGCTGGTTCGAGCGCCCGGTGTTCAACCTGGCGCTGCGGATCCTCGGCGGCGGTCACGCGGGCGATCGCGACGAGGCGTCGGAAGTGCTGCAGGAAACCATGCTCAAGGTCTACGGCAAGCTCGGCGAGTTCCGCGGCAACGGCAGTCCGTTCTGGGGCTGGCTGCGGCAGATCGCGGTCAACGAGGCGCTGATGCGGTTGCGCAGCCAGCGCCGGCACCTCCACGACGTGCCACTGGAAGGCGATGACCTGGTGATGGACCCGGGCCCACTGCCGACCGCGGCGGCCGACGCCGCGGCACTGGGACGCGCCCTCGCCCGCTTGCCCACCACCACCCGCAGCGTGCTCTGGCTTTACCACGCCGAGGGCTACACGCACGAAGAGATCGCGGCGCTGATGCAACGCACGCCGAGCTTCTCCAAATCGCAGCTGGCACGCGGCGGTCGCCGCCTGCGTGAACTGCTCGAACCCGATCAAAGTGGAATGAACCAGGAGAAGGCACATGCCTGA
- a CDS encoding MFS transporter, giving the protein MATGGHGEGAVGDGPGEGVTGHLRGFRAALSESPPLWWSLLYFFCLLCGYYVLRPVRDAMGASGDIATVFPQASIDWAAAHGFALKDFTLQVLFTGTFLAMVLLQPVYGALVSRFPRRVFLPAVYLVFIACLLGFYWAFDHDVPGRGAVFFIWVAVFNLFAVAVFWSFMADVFDNDHAKRLYGYIGAGGTIGALVGPLLTTSLVGTLGVANLLLVSAGFLAVCLLCILQLRKWAIRREQLSGSVDGEAAMGGSIVAGLRLVWQRPVLRALAITVFFGVGVGTLLYNEQAAIVKEFYPDARAATRYYSIIDGSVNTVTILVQLLLTRFLLRRYGVGPTLLIPAFAILGGYAMLALSPVPLLVAMVQVATRAGEFSLAKPGRETIYTRVDRESRYKAKAVIDTVVYRGGDLTFVWLHKALSAFGSRLVFVAGMAVALGLTFGAWKVIRAQRTLPDDSMPS; this is encoded by the coding sequence ATGGCGACAGGCGGGCACGGCGAGGGCGCGGTAGGTGACGGCCCAGGCGAGGGCGTGACCGGCCACCTGCGCGGCTTCCGTGCGGCCCTGAGCGAGTCGCCGCCGCTGTGGTGGTCGCTGCTGTATTTCTTCTGCCTGCTGTGCGGCTACTACGTGTTGCGCCCGGTCCGCGATGCGATGGGCGCTTCGGGCGATATCGCCACCGTGTTCCCGCAGGCCAGCATCGACTGGGCGGCGGCACACGGCTTCGCGTTGAAGGACTTCACGCTGCAGGTGCTGTTCACCGGCACCTTCCTGGCGATGGTGCTGCTGCAACCGGTGTACGGGGCGCTGGTGTCGCGCTTTCCGCGGCGGGTGTTCCTGCCGGCGGTGTACCTGGTCTTCATCGCCTGCCTGCTCGGCTTCTACTGGGCGTTCGACCACGACGTACCGGGGCGCGGCGCGGTGTTCTTCATCTGGGTGGCGGTGTTCAACCTGTTCGCGGTGGCCGTGTTCTGGAGCTTCATGGCCGATGTGTTCGACAACGACCACGCCAAGCGGCTGTACGGCTACATCGGCGCCGGTGGCACGATCGGCGCCCTGGTCGGCCCGCTGCTGACGACCAGCCTGGTCGGCACGCTGGGCGTGGCCAACCTGCTGCTGGTGTCGGCCGGTTTCCTGGCGGTGTGCCTGCTGTGCATCCTGCAGCTGCGCAAGTGGGCGATCCGGCGCGAGCAGCTGAGCGGCAGTGTCGACGGCGAGGCCGCGATGGGCGGCTCCATCGTCGCCGGCCTGCGCCTGGTATGGCAGCGCCCCGTGCTGCGCGCGCTGGCGATCACGGTGTTCTTCGGCGTCGGTGTCGGCACGCTGCTCTACAACGAGCAGGCGGCGATCGTGAAGGAGTTCTACCCCGACGCACGCGCGGCGACGCGCTATTACTCGATCATCGATGGCTCGGTGAACACCGTCACCATCCTGGTGCAGCTGCTGCTGACGCGGTTCCTGCTGCGCCGCTACGGTGTCGGGCCGACGCTGCTCATTCCGGCCTTCGCCATCCTCGGCGGCTACGCCATGCTGGCGCTGTCGCCGGTGCCGCTGCTGGTGGCGATGGTGCAGGTGGCCACGCGCGCCGGCGAGTTCTCGCTGGCCAAGCCCGGCCGCGAGACGATCTACACCCGCGTCGATCGCGAATCGCGCTACAAGGCCAAGGCGGTCATCGACACCGTGGTCTACCGCGGCGGCGACCTGACGTTCGTCTGGCTGCACAAGGCTTTGTCGGCGTTTGGCTCGCGGCTGGTGTTCGTGGCCGGCATGGCCGTCGCGCTGGGCCTGACCTTCGGTGCCTGGAAGGTGATCCGCGCGCAGCGCACGCTGCCCGACGATTCGATGCCGTCATAG
- a CDS encoding SPFH domain-containing protein has protein sequence MGSILAVVLLLAGVVVLFKTVRMVPQGYEWTVERFGKYTHTMDPGLHFLIPIVYGVGRKINMMEQVMDVPSQDVITKDNAVVKVDGVVYFQVLDAAKAAYEVATLEIAILNLVMTNIRTAIGSMDLDESLSKRDEINTKVLVAVDAATHPWGLKVNRIELKDIQPPRDLVDSMARQMKAEREKRANILEAEGFRQAAILKAEGEKQSVILEAEGNKEAAFREAEARERLAQAEAKATEMVSTAIAQGNVQAINYFVAQKYIEAFKALAEAPNQKFVMMPMESAGVIGSLAGIAELAKEALDRQQVRAPAAPLPPRVGG, from the coding sequence ATGGGCTCGATTCTGGCCGTGGTGCTGTTGCTGGCGGGTGTGGTGGTGCTGTTCAAGACCGTGCGGATGGTGCCGCAGGGCTATGAATGGACCGTCGAGCGGTTCGGCAAGTACACCCACACGATGGACCCGGGACTGCACTTCCTGATTCCGATCGTCTACGGCGTCGGTCGCAAGATCAACATGATGGAGCAGGTGATGGACGTCCCCAGCCAGGACGTGATCACCAAGGACAACGCCGTGGTGAAGGTCGACGGCGTGGTCTATTTCCAGGTGCTCGACGCCGCCAAGGCCGCCTATGAAGTGGCGACGCTGGAGATCGCCATCCTCAACCTGGTGATGACCAACATCCGCACCGCGATCGGTTCGATGGACCTGGACGAGTCGCTGTCCAAGCGCGACGAGATCAACACCAAGGTGCTGGTCGCCGTAGACGCGGCCACCCATCCGTGGGGCCTGAAGGTCAACCGCATCGAGCTCAAGGACATCCAGCCGCCCCGCGACCTGGTCGATTCGATGGCAAGGCAGATGAAGGCCGAACGCGAGAAGCGCGCCAACATCCTCGAAGCCGAAGGCTTCCGCCAGGCCGCGATCCTCAAGGCCGAGGGCGAGAAGCAGTCGGTGATCCTGGAGGCCGAAGGCAACAAGGAAGCGGCATTCCGCGAAGCCGAAGCGCGCGAGCGCCTGGCCCAGGCCGAAGCCAAGGCGACCGAGATGGTCTCCACTGCGATCGCACAGGGCAACGTGCAGGCGATCAACTACTTCGTCGCGCAGAAGTACATCGAAGCATTCAAGGCGCTGGCCGAAGCGCCGAACCAGAAGTTCGTGATGATGCCGATGGAGTCTGCGGGCGTGATCGGCTCGCTGGCGGGTATCGCCGAGCTGGCCAAGGAAGCGCTCGATCGCCAGCAGGTGCGCGCGCCTGCCGCGCCGCTGCCGCCGCGCGTGGGAGGCTGA
- a CDS encoding DUF1304 domain-containing protein → MSVLAVVLIALVALLHLGFLVLEMFLWTKPYGLKVFRQSREKAEQSKVLAANQGLYNGFLAAGLLWAIVGQRVDVALFFLGCVVVAGAYGAATVNRRIFFVQAVPALLAIVAVCLG, encoded by the coding sequence ATGTCCGTGCTCGCAGTGGTACTGATCGCGCTGGTCGCGTTGCTGCACCTGGGTTTCCTGGTGCTGGAAATGTTCCTGTGGACCAAACCCTACGGACTGAAGGTGTTCCGCCAGTCGCGCGAGAAGGCCGAGCAGTCGAAAGTGCTCGCCGCCAACCAGGGCCTCTACAACGGCTTTCTGGCCGCCGGACTGCTGTGGGCGATCGTGGGCCAGCGCGTTGACGTGGCGCTGTTCTTCCTGGGCTGCGTGGTCGTGGCTGGCGCATATGGCGCCGCGACGGTGAATCGCCGCATCTTCTTCGTGCAGGCCGTGCCGGCGCTGCTGGCGATCGTGGCGGTGTGTCTGGGCTGA
- a CDS encoding NfeD family protein, whose translation MNWHVFSWAVVALLLFAAEALAPGAFMLWLGLAAAVVFVMVLLVPDMPVLAQVAAFVVLSFASIQVYRAWFRGRERGSDQPNLNRRAETLVGRVVPLEQGIVNGRGRVQIADAYWEVTGPDLPAGAAVRIVASRGMSLQVEPAG comes from the coding sequence TTGAACTGGCACGTGTTCTCGTGGGCCGTCGTGGCGTTGCTGCTGTTCGCGGCGGAAGCGCTGGCCCCGGGAGCATTCATGCTGTGGCTGGGCCTGGCCGCCGCGGTCGTGTTCGTGATGGTGCTGCTGGTGCCGGACATGCCGGTACTGGCCCAGGTCGCGGCGTTCGTCGTGCTCAGCTTCGCCTCGATCCAGGTCTACCGTGCCTGGTTCCGCGGTCGCGAGCGCGGCAGTGATCAGCCCAACCTCAACCGCCGTGCCGAAACCCTGGTCGGTCGCGTGGTCCCGCTCGAGCAGGGCATCGTCAACGGCCGCGGCCGCGTGCAGATTGCCGACGCCTATTGGGAAGTGACCGGCCCGGACCTGCCGGCAGGCGCGGCGGTGCGTATTGTCGCCAGCCGCGGCATGAGCCTGCAGGTCGAGCCTGCGGGCTGA
- a CDS encoding 2-hydroxychromene-2-carboxylate isomerase, producing MNATVTYYYSLISPYAWFGHAAIRQVARECGATLVHRPIRIFELFDANGGLPLGKRAPARQRYRLIELQRWRARRGLPLNLKPRFWPVDIALADRCLIALVEAGHDPSDYADAAFRALWAQDQDLADPQVIAALLGSQGFDAQLVMAQAAEDVVEAIYARNTAEAIAADLPGLPGYVLNGEPFWGQDRIDDLRDALLSGRAPYRVDPA from the coding sequence ATGAACGCGACCGTGACCTATTACTACAGCCTGATCTCGCCGTATGCCTGGTTCGGGCATGCGGCGATTCGCCAGGTGGCGCGCGAATGCGGCGCCACGCTGGTGCACCGGCCGATCAGGATCTTCGAGTTGTTCGACGCCAACGGCGGCCTGCCGCTGGGCAAGCGTGCGCCAGCACGGCAGCGTTACCGCCTGATCGAGCTGCAGCGCTGGCGTGCCAGGCGCGGCTTGCCGTTGAACCTCAAGCCCAGGTTCTGGCCGGTCGACATCGCCCTGGCCGACCGCTGCCTGATCGCGCTGGTCGAGGCCGGTCACGATCCTTCCGACTACGCCGACGCCGCCTTCCGCGCGCTATGGGCGCAGGATCAGGACCTGGCCGATCCGCAGGTGATCGCGGCACTGCTCGGCAGCCAGGGCTTCGATGCGCAGCTTGTGATGGCGCAGGCGGCGGAAGACGTCGTCGAGGCGATCTACGCCCGCAACACCGCCGAGGCGATCGCCGCCGACCTGCCGGGCCTGCCCGGGTATGTGCTCAACGGCGAACCGTTCTGGGGCCAGGACCGCATCGACGACCTGCGCGATGCGCTGCTCAGCGGGCGCGCCCCGTACCGGGTCGACCCGGCATGA
- a CDS encoding choline dehydrogenase: MFDYIIIGAGSAGCVLANRLSADPDVSVLLVEAGPRDSHPFIHMPAGLAKLVNNKRVNWDYHTAAEAQLDNRVLWWPRGKVLGGSSSINAMCYTRGVAGDYDQWAQLGADGWDWKSVLPYFRRSERNQRGADALHGDEGPLYVSDLRYSSELSQAFIEAGRQAGYPLNRDFNGPAQAGFGLYQVTQKNGARCSSAVAYLDPVRERRNLTVVTGAQVNRITFERGRANGIIYTSRGRAFHQPAAREVLLCGGAINSPQLLMLSGVGPAAQLRRIGIDIVADAPQVGGNLQDHLDICTLQHATQPVTYDRLNDARVAFDYYLRGHSGVGSSNIAEAGAFVRSRFAPDERPDIQLHFVPAMLDDHGRHRLKGIGYTVHGCFLRPLSRGRITLASARAGDKPRIEANYLSDAEGFDMKMMVECARLSRELLAQPAFDAYRGEPIFPARNDLDDAQLMEFIRAKAETIYHPVGTCRMGSDDASVVDPQLRVRGVEGLRVVDASVMPTLIGGNTNAPTMMIAERAADLIRAS, from the coding sequence GTGTTCGATTACATCATCATCGGTGCCGGCTCGGCCGGCTGCGTCCTCGCCAATCGCCTGTCTGCCGATCCCGACGTCAGCGTGCTGCTGGTCGAGGCCGGCCCGCGCGACAGCCATCCGTTCATCCACATGCCCGCCGGCCTGGCCAAGCTGGTCAACAACAAGCGGGTCAACTGGGATTACCACACCGCTGCCGAAGCGCAGCTCGACAACCGCGTGCTGTGGTGGCCGCGCGGCAAGGTGCTGGGCGGATCGAGCTCGATCAATGCCATGTGCTACACGCGTGGCGTCGCCGGCGACTACGACCAGTGGGCGCAGCTTGGCGCCGACGGCTGGGACTGGAAGTCGGTGCTGCCCTACTTCCGCCGCAGCGAACGCAACCAGCGCGGCGCCGATGCGCTGCACGGCGACGAAGGACCGCTGTACGTCTCCGACCTGCGCTACAGCAGCGAGCTGTCGCAGGCGTTCATCGAGGCCGGCCGGCAGGCCGGTTATCCGCTCAACCGCGACTTCAATGGTCCCGCGCAGGCAGGCTTCGGGCTCTACCAGGTCACGCAGAAGAACGGTGCACGCTGCTCCAGCGCGGTCGCCTATCTCGATCCGGTGCGCGAGCGCCGCAACCTCACCGTCGTCACCGGCGCGCAGGTCAATCGCATCACGTTCGAGCGCGGTCGCGCCAACGGCATCATCTATACGTCCAGGGGTCGCGCCTTCCACCAGCCCGCAGCGCGCGAGGTGTTGCTGTGCGGCGGTGCGATCAACTCGCCCCAGTTGCTGATGCTGTCGGGCGTGGGCCCTGCGGCGCAGCTTCGCCGCATCGGCATCGACATCGTCGCCGACGCGCCGCAGGTCGGCGGGAACCTGCAGGACCATCTCGACATCTGCACGCTGCAGCACGCCACGCAGCCGGTGACCTACGACCGCCTCAACGACGCCAGGGTCGCCTTCGATTACTACCTGCGCGGCCACAGCGGCGTGGGCAGCAGCAACATCGCCGAGGCCGGCGCATTCGTGCGTTCACGGTTCGCGCCCGACGAGCGCCCGGACATCCAGTTGCATTTCGTTCCGGCGATGCTCGACGACCATGGCCGCCATCGCCTCAAGGGCATCGGTTACACCGTGCACGGTTGCTTCCTGCGGCCGCTCAGCCGCGGCCGCATCACGCTGGCCAGCGCGCGCGCCGGCGACAAGCCGCGGATCGAGGCCAACTACCTCAGCGATGCCGAAGGTTTCGACATGAAGATGATGGTCGAGTGCGCCAGGCTGTCACGCGAGCTGCTTGCGCAACCGGCGTTCGATGCCTATCGCGGCGAGCCGATCTTTCCGGCGCGCAACGATCTCGACGATGCGCAGCTGATGGAGTTCATCCGCGCCAAGGCCGAGACCATCTACCACCCGGTCGGCACCTGCCGCATGGGCAGTGACGATGCCTCGGTGGTCGATCCGCAGCTGCGCGTGCGCGGCGTCGAGGGCCTGCGCGTGGTCGATGCCTCGGTGATGCCGACGCTGATCGGTGGCAACACCAACGCCCCGACGATGATGATCGCCGAGCGTGCCGCCGACCTGATCCGCGCCAGTTGA
- a CDS encoding serine hydrolase domain-containing protein — MNTNKKKRSRALPRLGAIALLLPLTLGSTAQTPLHWNPQPSAASVAAQGSVSVTTRDAQLPPAAPLAAGFDVRQFESMAQQLVAGQRVPGLAMALVHNGQIISARGYGITDVSRAAPVDSHTVFRLASLSKSFAGTMTGLLVNDGSLRWDSKLVRYLPSFQLSNASASQQLTVADLLSHRVGLTHNAFDRDLERFVDYRTLTQRLAYAPLKCAPGTCYSYQNIAFSLIGDVVFAATGDFYAQEVQRRLFKPLGMNDASLGLEGIQASPSWARPHVRGRGGWVSTMPKSTYYQVLPAAGVNASASDMAQWLLAHTGHRPDVLPAPLLATLHQPLVDTPSEMRGSSWRRQRLTSAGYALGWRTYDYGGHRIVFHGGAVQGYRGMIAMVPDRDFGVAVLWNSESSLPSGLVPTILDRALGLPAQQWLDDEIDETLYAGATQSGSPNAPGSQAQTASSAPR, encoded by the coding sequence ATGAATACCAATAAGAAGAAGCGCTCTCGCGCCCTCCCGCGTCTCGGGGCCATTGCCCTGCTGCTGCCACTGACCCTGGGTTCGACCGCACAGACCCCGCTGCACTGGAACCCGCAGCCGTCGGCTGCCAGCGTCGCCGCACAGGGCAGTGTCAGTGTCACCACACGCGACGCCCAGCTTCCGCCGGCCGCACCGCTCGCCGCGGGCTTCGATGTCCGTCAGTTCGAGTCGATGGCGCAGCAGCTGGTCGCTGGCCAGCGCGTTCCCGGCCTGGCGATGGCACTGGTGCACAACGGCCAGATCATCAGCGCGCGCGGTTACGGCATCACCGATGTCAGCCGCGCCGCACCGGTCGACTCGCATACCGTGTTCCGCCTGGCGTCGCTGTCGAAGAGTTTCGCCGGCACGATGACCGGGCTGCTCGTCAACGACGGTTCGCTGCGCTGGGACAGCAAGCTGGTGCGCTACCTTCCGAGCTTCCAGCTGAGCAACGCGAGCGCGTCGCAACAGCTTACCGTCGCCGACCTGCTCAGCCATCGCGTCGGCCTGACCCACAACGCCTTCGACCGCGACCTCGAGCGCTTCGTCGATTACCGCACCCTGACCCAGAGGCTGGCGTACGCGCCGCTCAAGTGCGCACCGGGTACCTGCTACAGCTACCAGAACATCGCCTTCAGCCTGATCGGCGACGTGGTGTTCGCCGCTACCGGCGACTTCTACGCGCAGGAAGTGCAGCGCCGCCTGTTCAAGCCGCTGGGCATGAACGACGCCAGCCTCGGCCTGGAAGGCATCCAGGCCAGCCCGAGCTGGGCGCGCCCGCATGTGCGTGGTCGCGGTGGCTGGGTTTCGACGATGCCCAAGTCGACCTACTACCAGGTGCTGCCGGCCGCCGGCGTCAACGCCAGCGCCAGCGACATGGCGCAGTGGCTGCTGGCCCACACCGGCCATCGTCCTGACGTGCTGCCGGCGCCGCTGCTGGCGACGCTGCACCAGCCGCTTGTCGACACCCCCAGTGAGATGCGCGGGTCGTCCTGGCGTCGCCAGCGCCTGACCTCCGCCGGCTATGCACTGGGCTGGCGCACCTACGACTACGGCGGCCATCGCATCGTGTTCCATGGCGGCGCCGTGCAGGGCTACCGCGGCATGATCGCGATGGTTCCCGACCGCGACTTCGGCGTTGCCGTCCTGTGGAACAGCGAGAGCTCGCTGCCCTCGGGCCTGGTGCCGACCATCCTCGATCGTGCGCTTGGCCTGCCGGCGCAGCAGTGGCTCGACGACGAGATCGACGAGACCCTCTACGCCGGTGCGACGCAATCGGGCTCGCCGAACGCACCCGGCAGCCAGGCGCAGACCGCCAGCTCCGCTCCGCGTTGA
- the gcvH gene encoding glycine cleavage system protein GcvH codes for MSEIPGDLKFMKSHEWARVEGDGKVTIGISDHAQGLLGDLVYVELPNVGDRVEAGTACAVVESVKAASDVYSPVTGKVTAVNAALADKPETINEDAYGEGWIFTVAIEEPEQLNELLAPDDYAELLEEEDN; via the coding sequence ATGAGTGAAATTCCCGGCGATCTGAAGTTCATGAAGTCCCACGAGTGGGCACGCGTCGAAGGCGACGGCAAAGTCACGATCGGCATCTCCGACCACGCGCAGGGCCTGCTCGGCGACCTGGTCTATGTCGAGCTGCCGAACGTCGGTGACCGCGTCGAAGCCGGCACTGCCTGTGCCGTGGTGGAGTCGGTGAAGGCCGCCTCCGACGTCTACTCGCCGGTGACCGGCAAGGTGACCGCAGTGAACGCGGCGCTGGCCGACAAGCCCGAGACGATCAACGAAGATGCCTACGGCGAAGGCTGGATCTTCACCGTCGCGATCGAGGAGCCGGAGCAGCTCAACGAGCTGCTGGCCCCGGACGACTACGCCGAGCTGCTCGAAGAAGAAGACAACTGA
- the gcvT gene encoding glycine cleavage system aminomethyltransferase GcvT — protein sequence MTQKTILNDTHRALGAKMVDFGGWDMPIHYGSQIEEHHLVRSDAGMFDVSHMTVVDLNGARVREFLRRLVANSVDKLKVPGKALYTCMLNPDGGVIDDLIIYFRSEDFFRLVVNAATREKDLAWITEQAKAFDVKVSERPEFGMIAVQGPTAREKVLGLLREDDRAAVAKLGKFAAAQARTQGGTDVFVARTGYTGEDGFEVVVPEEQTVAFWNELLAAGVKPAGLGARDTLRLEAGMNLYGQDMDDEVSPFEAALAWTVALDEGRDFIGRGVLEAQKAAGAPRQMIGLVMDEKGVLRHGQKVLTDNGEGEILSGTFSPTLGKAIAFARVPAGEIPLGTAGNVRVDIRGKEVPVRVVKFPFVRDGKAQDGVLG from the coding sequence ATGACCCAGAAGACGATCCTCAACGACACCCACCGCGCCCTCGGCGCCAAGATGGTCGACTTCGGCGGCTGGGACATGCCGATCCACTACGGATCGCAGATCGAGGAGCACCACCTGGTGCGCAGCGACGCCGGCATGTTCGACGTCAGCCACATGACCGTGGTCGACCTCAACGGCGCGCGCGTTCGCGAGTTCCTGCGCCGCCTGGTCGCCAATTCCGTCGACAAGCTCAAGGTGCCGGGCAAGGCGCTGTACACCTGCATGCTCAACCCCGATGGCGGCGTCATCGACGACCTCATCATTTACTTCCGTAGCGAGGATTTCTTCCGCCTGGTGGTCAACGCCGCCACGCGCGAGAAGGACCTGGCGTGGATCACCGAGCAGGCCAAGGCATTCGACGTGAAGGTCAGCGAGCGTCCCGAGTTCGGCATGATCGCCGTGCAGGGCCCGACCGCACGCGAGAAGGTGCTCGGCCTGCTGCGCGAGGACGACCGCGCCGCCGTTGCCAAGCTCGGCAAGTTCGCCGCGGCGCAGGCGCGCACCCAGGGCGGAACCGACGTGTTCGTCGCCCGCACCGGCTACACCGGTGAAGACGGCTTCGAGGTCGTCGTGCCGGAAGAACAGACCGTCGCCTTCTGGAATGAACTGCTCGCCGCCGGCGTGAAGCCGGCCGGCCTGGGCGCGCGCGACACGCTGCGCCTGGAAGCGGGCATGAACCTGTATGGCCAGGACATGGACGATGAGGTCTCGCCGTTCGAGGCCGCGCTGGCCTGGACCGTCGCACTCGACGAGGGTCGCGACTTCATCGGCCGCGGCGTGCTCGAGGCGCAGAAGGCCGCCGGCGCACCGCGCCAGATGATCGGCCTGGTGATGGACGAGAAGGGCGTGCTGCGCCACGGCCAGAAGGTGCTGACCGACAACGGCGAGGGCGAGATCCTGTCGGGCACGTTCTCGCCGACCCTGGGCAAGGCGATCGCGTTCGCGCGCGTGCCGGCTGGCGAGATCCCGCTGGGCACCGCCGGCAACGTGCGCGTCGACATCCGCGGCAAGGAGGTGCCGGTGCGCGTGGTCAAGTTCCCGTTCGTGCGCGACGGCAAGGCGCAGGACGGCGTGCTCGGCTGA
- a CDS encoding RNA polymerase sigma factor — protein sequence MADQIRERLDAVYRHESRRVLATLIRLLGDFDLAEEALHDAFRAAIEQWPKEGVPDQPRAWLVSAGRFKAIDSLRRRARFDASLMQIADRLYSDTGEGVARDEDVEDDRLRLIFTCCHPALPADAQVALTLREVCDLTTEEIARAFLITAPTVAQRIVRAKSKIRQARIPYQVPARDELPQRLDIVLQVVYLVFNEGYAATSGESLTRHELCNEAIRLGRLLVELLPDPETLGLLALMLLHESRRPARATADGDLVLLDDQDRALWNRPLIAEGLALVKRIHASRRFGPYSLQAAIAAVHAVAASAADTDWVRIVALYDLLLRADPSPVVELNRAAAMAMRDGPAAGLVLVEALLARGELQHYPLAHSARADLCRRLGRNEQARESYVRALELTQQAPQRRFIERRLRELAL from the coding sequence ATGGCCGACCAGATCCGCGAGCGGCTGGATGCCGTCTACCGGCATGAATCGCGGCGCGTGCTGGCCACCCTGATCCGTCTCCTCGGCGACTTCGACCTCGCCGAGGAGGCGCTGCACGACGCCTTCCGCGCCGCGATCGAGCAATGGCCGAAGGAGGGCGTGCCCGACCAGCCGCGCGCCTGGCTGGTCTCGGCCGGACGTTTCAAGGCAATCGACAGCCTGCGCCGACGCGCGCGATTCGATGCGTCGCTGATGCAGATCGCCGACCGGCTCTACAGCGACACCGGCGAAGGCGTCGCCCGCGACGAGGACGTCGAGGACGACCGCCTGCGCCTGATCTTCACCTGCTGCCATCCGGCCTTGCCCGCCGATGCCCAGGTCGCCCTGACCCTGCGCGAAGTCTGCGACCTGACCACCGAGGAGATCGCGCGCGCGTTCCTGATCACCGCGCCCACCGTCGCCCAGCGCATCGTCCGCGCCAAGTCCAAGATCCGCCAGGCGCGGATTCCATACCAGGTGCCCGCACGCGACGAACTGCCGCAGCGCCTGGACATCGTGTTGCAGGTGGTCTACCTCGTGTTCAACGAGGGCTACGCAGCGACCTCGGGCGAGTCGCTGACCCGCCACGAGCTGTGCAATGAGGCGATCCGCCTGGGCCGGCTGCTGGTGGAGCTGTTGCCGGATCCGGAGACGCTCGGGCTGCTGGCCCTGATGCTGCTGCACGAATCGCGGCGGCCGGCGCGGGCGACGGCCGACGGCGACCTGGTGTTGCTCGACGACCAGGACCGCGCGCTGTGGAACCGCCCGCTGATCGCCGAAGGCCTGGCGCTGGTGAAGCGGATCCACGCCTCACGCCGCTTCGGCCCCTACAGCCTGCAGGCCGCCATCGCCGCCGTCCATGCCGTTGCCGCCAGCGCCGCCGACACCGACTGGGTGCGGATCGTCGCGCTCTACGACCTGCTGCTGCGCGCCGATCCGTCGCCGGTGGTGGAGCTCAACCGTGCCGCGGCCATGGCCATGCGCGACGGACCTGCCGCGGGACTGGTGCTCGTCGAGGCACTGCTTGCCCGTGGCGAACTGCAGCACTACCCGCTGGCGCATTCGGCGCGTGCCGACCTGTGCCGGCGCCTGGGGCGAAACGAGCAGGCCCGCGAGTCCTACGTGCGGGCGCTCGAACTGACACAGCAGGCGCCGCAGCGGCGCTTCATAGAGCGCAGGCTTCGCGAGCTGGCGCTTTGA